GAGGGGTGTGACGGGAGGACGCTGCGGTCGTCGTCGTGCAAGCAGAAGTGGACGGTGCCGGCGTCGGTGCAGGTGTCGTTCCCCGAGGTCGTGCCGCCGCAGGACTGTCCGATCCGGCCGGTGACGAAGCTGTTGCTCGACCGGTGGGTGATGACGGGGGCCAAGGCGGGGCCGCTCGGGTGTCCCACGGGGGACGAGCGGGAGGTGGCGGACGGCAGGTTCATGCCGTTCGAGCACGGCAGCGTCGTCACCAGTCCCCGGCAGGGGACGAACATGACGGTGGCGGCGTACCAGCGGGGGGTGGACGTGGTGGTGGAGTGGGGGGACGCCTATCCGTTCATGTACGACCATTTCCTGGTGCGGGTGAGCCGCGGCGGCCGGGACCTCGGTCAGGTGAAGGTCGACCCGGACGACGACGTCAAGGAGCGGTGGGGGACGCGGGTGTTCCGGCCGCGGCACTACGAGGACAAGGACGAGGACGACCCGATCGTGGACAGCGTCGGGATGTACTCGGTCGTCGTGGAGGGGTGCGACGGCGGGGGGCTCGGCAAGGACCCCTGCCTGCAGGGGTGGACGGTGCCGGCGCAGGTGCCGTACGTCGCCAAGGGGGACCTGGACTTCAGCGCGATACCGGTGCCGCGGACCGCGGCGGAGGCGTACGGCGTCTCACCGGTCCGCAGAGCCGGCGTGGAGCGGACCTACCTGGAGGAACGGGTGCGAATCGCGGCGGCGCACCTCGCGTGTCCCGCGCCGATGCCGCTGGAGGTCTACAACAACGAGGACGGGTTCGTCACCACGGCGCTCGCCAAGCTGTACCTGCACCACGACGAGGGTTTCAGCGACGCGCCGCGCCGCTGCGAAGGCATCAGGTTCACGCTGCGGACCGAGGTCAACAACGCGCTGCGGCTTCAGACGATCAAGAGCAACGCGGGGACCGAGTCGGGTTTCCCGTGCAAGCGTGAAGGCGAGTACGACGTGGCGCTGAAGGGCTACGTGCTCATGTACTACGCCTTCGAGCGCCTGCTCGACCCGGACGTGCGGTACCGCCTGCTGCACCTGCTCAACAAGCGCGGGCCGCACGACACCGACGACGACACCATCTGCGGTGTGCTGAACGTCGACGAGAGCGAGAACCACCGGCTGCTCATCGAGTCGTCCCGTTACCTCACCAACCAGCTCCTGGCCCGCACCGACAGCAGCGCGAGGTACGACAACGAACGCAACGGCATGAACACCTTCATGCTGAAGTGGCTGCAGAGCTTCCTCAGAGGCGACTTCATCGAGTACAACGCGCGTCCCTACCAGCGGTACAGCCTGGCCGCGATCCAGAACCTGTACGACCTGGCGGACGACAAGCGGGTCAGGCTGGCGGCCCAGATGGTGCTCGACTACGTCAGCGCCAAGTACGCGGTGTCGGCGAACGACGGCAGGCGCGACAGCCCGTTCCGCCGGCTGACGACCGACTGGCATCCCGACCTGTTCCACTCGCAGAGCGACGCGTTGCGTGACCGCATGCTGGCGTACTTCGGGCCGCCTGCCGTGCTGACCGAGCTGGACCCGCCGGGGTTCGTGCCGGCGTCGTCGGCCGGGGAGATCATGCTGGCCGGGATCAGCGGGTACCGGCCGCCTGACCTGATCGCGGACCTGGTGGTGAACCACGACCACAGGAACTTCTTCCAGCGGTTCTCGCACGCCGGCATCGAGGCCTACTCCGCCACGCCGGACTTCCTGATCACAGCGGGTGGCGCACACAGCCGGCCGGCGTACCGGGTGGTCGGCCGGGGCAGGAGTGTGGACACCGGCACGGTGGTGCCGACGACGCTGATGCCGACGGGTCACCTGGTGAGCACCGAGCAGATGATCCGCATCGCCACGTGGCTCAACAACGGCTGCGTCGCGCCGGGGTTCGCGTGCGGCGCGGGGGTCGTGATCCCCGAGAGTTACCTGCGGACGCCGGGCTGCTCGATCGTGCGGGGTCAGTGGGTGTTCGTGGACGCCGCCACGGCCGCCTGCACGGGAGGCGACCGGGGGTTCTACGTGGCCGCGCGGAAGGCCGCGAGCGACAAGGAGATCGCGTTCTTCGAGGCGGTGCCGAAAGCCGTGATCGCGGGGGTGCCGCTGGCGGACTTCGCGGCACGCACCCTGGAGCGCAACGAGAAGCGGACGTTCGGTCTCGCGGGTTCGCGGTACGCCAAGTGGGACGGCACCGAGGTGGTGTTCGCCAGGGACACCGGCAGCGCGCAGGTCACCTGGTGGAACCACTCGGTGGTGTCCACCGGCGTGCCGTCGATCGACAGGGTGCCGTGGTCGGCGCGCGTCGGCGGCACGGGGCCGCTGGCGGCCTGCACGATCGTCAACAGCCGGGGCCGCACCGGGTACGTCACCGTGGACAACCCGGCGCTCGGCACCCGGCTCACCCTGGACTTCACCAGAGCAATCGCTCCGGCGCGGACGGAGGGCCGCGGCCCGTGAGGCCCTCCGTCCGCGGGGCTTTCCGATGAGGCGTGTGCAGCCATGCCTCTCGGAACCCCGGTGAGCCCGGCCCCACCGCCGGGGACCCACCGGGGTGACCGCGGGGCTACCGGGGCTTGCCGTAGTCGATCGGCAGCGCCTGGAGCCGTTCCACGGGGATCTCGCTGAGCACGTAGTACTTCTCGGCGCCGTCGGGGACGAGGTCGTCGGGGTCGAACAGCTTGATGTAGGGGTCGACGCCGCCGTTGCGCGCCATCTCAAGGCGTGGGTCCTCGGCGTACGTGACCAGCGCGCCACCCTTGTCCGTCATGATCAGCCCGTACTCCTGCATGGCGCGCGCGATGGTGCGCGCGGCGGGGCTGGTAAGCGTGCTGACGTCGAACGCCGGGTCGAGGCGGAACCGCTGGCCCTCGCACGGGATGTCGGCGCCTTCGACGTAGCCGTCGTCGCGGGTGGCGGGCCAGGAGTGGCAGCCGGCGCGGGTGCGGACGGTCACGATGTTGAGCGCGTGGTCGATGTACCCGCGGCGCAGCTCGTCGATCCTGATGGTGAAGGCCCCCATCGGCAGGCCCGTGGCGGTGGCGCCGAGGGGGTTGTCGAAGATGCCGGGGTTGCGCGAGTAGTGCTCGATCTTGCCACCCCAGCAGGCCGACCAGTTGCCGTCGGCGTCCTTCTCGGCACGCCAGAAGTCCCAGTAGGTGTCGGTGGACGGCTGGTAGATGGTGACGGCCGCGTCGGTGCCGATCGAGGTGATCATGTCGGGTGGGGTCGGCACGGCGGCGAGGCTGCCGGCGATGACGGGGGCCAGGTGCGGCAGGTTCAGGCAGTCGGAGAACCGCCACCGCTTACGCGGGGTGTGCCGGTCCACCTGGTAGACGGGGGTCGAGTAGGTGTCGGTGTTGACGGCCCAGGTCTGCCAGTTGTTGTCCTTGTCGTACTTGATGTTGGCGACGACGGCCCTCGAGTTCGGGGCCAGGGGGACGTGGCGCGGCAGCTTGGTGTTCCACGGGCCGTTCCTGGCGAAGCCGTTGGCGGGCCTGCCGGGGTCGTGGCCGCCTTTGACCGGCGTGGAGGCGCCGTACGCCGCCGGGGGGCCGCCGGCCAGGGCCAGCGCGCCGGCCGCGAGCACGGAGATCACGTACCTCACGCCTTTTCGCATGACGGACCGTGCCTTCCTGTGGGGGTTCCGAGGTGGCGCGCGCCAGCGTAGATCGCCGGTTCCCTCGCGTGCTTCGGGGTCGGTCCCGTGACATTCCGGCCGGCCACCCTGGGATCGCGCGGCCACCACCCCGGGAGGAGGTCAGGTGCCGTCGGCGACGACCCGGCGCAGGTCGGCCCGGGTGGGGACGTCGAGCCTGCGGAACACGTTGGTGAGGTGGAACTCGATCGTCTTGCGGCTCAGCACCATGCGTTCGGCGATCTCACGGTTGGACAGGCCTTCGCAGACCAGCGCGACCACGGCGCGTTCGGCGGGGGTGAGCGTGCCGAGCGCCGCCGGAGGGCCGTCCAGGCTGAGGCCGGCGCGTTCGGCGGCCTGCCGGGTGCGCGCGGCGTACGCGGCGGCCCCCATTGCGGTGAAGCGGTGGTACGCGGCGCGCAGCGCGCGTTCGGCCGCGGCGCGCCGGCCTGAGGCGTCGAGGTAGCCCCCCATGAGCAGGTCGAGCCTGGCCTCCTCCAGCCGCAGACCGGCGGCGCGGGCCAGGGGGACGGCGCGGTGGCAGTGCCGTACGGCCTCGGCGAGGTCGCCGGACGCGGCGGCGATCTGCGCGCGTACCCGCGCCACGCACACCTGCACCGACAGCCGTCCCGGCGGCATGGGCCGGCGCAGGAACTCCTCCAGCGCCTCGCACGCCTCGGTGGGCCGGCCGAGCAGGGAGAGCGCGTCGGCGCGCAGCGGGCCGAGCAGGTGGGTGCCGGGTTCGGGGGACGGGTACTCGGGTGGCAGGTCCTCGGCGGCGGCGAGCAGGCGGGTCGCGTCGTCGCGTGCCTGCGCGAGCGCCGCCTCGGCCGCGGCGGCGTACGTCAGGCCGGCGGCGGTGCCGACGTGGCGGGCCCAGCGCGCGGACTGCGCGGCGTGCGCCTCGGCGCGTTCCCACGACGCCTGCGCGGCGAGGGGGTAGGCCGCCAGCGCGTGCACCATGGCGTAGTCCCAGACGCGGTCGTACTCCTCGGCGTCGCCGACCGCCGGTTCGGCGTGCAGCACGGAGTCGCCGAGCGCACCCATGCGGTACTCGGTCTCGGCGAGGAAACCGAGTGCCTGGCCGACGCGCAGCGGCTCGCCGCGCGCGGCGCGCTCCACGGCGGCGCCGAGGTCGTCACGCGCGCCTGGCAGGTCGTCGGACCATAATCGGATCACGCCGCGCGCCACGAGGCCTTCGAGGCCGGACGGCGCGCCGGGTGCGTCGGCGCGGGTGAGCGCGGCGAGCGCGCGGGGGGCCTGGCCGGACAGCGCGAGCCCGACGCATTCGGCGAACCAGCCGAACGCCGCGACCCAGGGTTCCCGCGCGGCGGCGACGGCGACCGCGCCGTACTCGATCATCTCCGACGGCACGGCGGCGAGCACCGCCATGATCGCGAGCTGGGTCGCCACCCGGGCCTCCAGGTCGGGGGGCCGTTCCCGCTCGGCCGGTCCTCCGTCCTCCAGGTCGGTAATCCGTCCTTGCTCGGCCGGTCCTCCGTCCTCCAGGTCGGCCGGTCCGCCGTCCCTGACGGCCGCGAGCGACCGCTTCAGCAGGCGCCGCGCGTCGGCCATGCGGCCGTTCAGCAGGTGCTGGTAGCCGGACACGTAGTCGGGCCAGGCGCCGGGCCCGAGTGCGGACACCTCGGCCTGGTACTCGCGCGCGGTGGCGGCGTCCCCCGCCACCAGCAGCGCCTCGACGGTGGTGAGCAGCCGTGGCACGCGCTCGGGGCCCGCCGGGGTGAGGTCCAGGGCCTGGCGCAGGTGGACGGCGGCGAGCGCGGGACGGCCACGTGCGCGCTGCACGTGTGCCTCGTGTTCGACGTCGGCGGCGAGGCCGGGGTCGGTGCCGTCGGCGGCGGCGATGCGGTGCCAGATCGCGGCGGGACCGCCGACGAGCGGCACGGCACGCCGGTGCAGGCCGCGCCGGACCGCCATGTCCAGGTCGTGGTAGGCGAGGCCGCGCACCAGGGTGCCGGTGAACGCCAGCTCGTGGCCCGCCGAACCCGGCACCTCCACGAGGAGCCCCGCGCCGATCGCCTCCACGGCGGCCGCGGTGAGGTCGCCGTGTCCGGTCATCTCACGGACCCTGGCGAGGCCGAACCGGCGGCCGAGCACCGCGCCGGCCGCGACCAGTTCCCGGGTGGCCGGGCCGCAGGCCGCCAGCCTGGCGCGTACGGCGGCGGCCACGCCGCGCGGCGCGGGCAGCGGGCCGTGGCCGAAGACGATGGAGCGCATCGGCACCTCGTCGAGCAGGTGCCGCACATGCAGCGGGTTGCCGCCGGTGTGGTCGTGCAGCCGTGCCGCGCCTGCGGGGGACAGCCGGGGATGGCCGCACGCCGCGGCCAGCCGTACCAGGTCGGCGGCGTCCAGGCCGTCGAGCCGCAGCCTGGTGCCGCGACCGGTGTCGAGCAGCCGCCGCCATCCGTCGCCGATGTCGCGGGACGGCCCCCGGGTGAGCGCGCGGGACAGTTCACCGGGGGTCTGGTGGACCAGGACGAGCAGGACCATCGCGTCGGCGAGCCGCCGGGCCGCGAGCCGCAGCGCGGTCATGGACTGCTGGTCACCCCAGTGCGCGTCGTCGACCACCAGCACGAGCGGACCACGCGCGCGCAGTTCCAGTGCGAGGGACCGCGCGACCAGCCACGGGTCGGCGTCCGCCGGTTCCGGCACCCGGGGGTCGCGGTGCTCATCGAGGGGGCTCCTTCGATGAGAGGCGGGTGGCCCGAGGCTCTGGGTGATCTGGGTGAGCAGCGACCACGGCAGGCGGACCTCGTCCTCGTCGGCGTCGGCCCACAGGACGGCGTGCGGCGCGGCCCGTTCGAGGAACCGCCGCACCAGGGTGGTCTTGCCGATGCCGGGGTCGCCTTCGACGCCGACGACACGTGGCGCACCGGCGAGTGCCGCGTCCCAGGCGGCGTGGAGCGCACCGAGCTCACGTTCCCGTCCGGCGAAGCCGCCGACGTCCGTTCTCCAGCCCGCGCCGCCGCTCACGCGCGCCTCTCTTCTCTCGCCTCACCGGTGGCTCGACGGTCGCCGCCTACTGTGACGGCCGCAGGCGGATACAGACGGTCTCGATGGAGTATGTCGCCTTTCCGGTGACTTTGGGGTCAACCTTGGGGTCACGAGACGAGAAGAGGCAAGAGGTGCGGTCAGGCGGCGCGGACCATCGGGGCCACGGCCTCGATCTCCACGAGCAGGTCGTCGCGGCAGATGTCGACGTTCACGTACGCCACGCCGGGGCCGAAAGCCTCCTCGCATATTCTTCTCGCCACCGGGATATCGGCCTTGTGCTTGACGTAGACCTTCACGCCGTCCAGGTCGCGCAGCGACAGATCGGCGTCTATTCCGTATCTGAGAAGGTTCTCGCGGCCCACGAGAACGGCGATGTTCTCCAGTGTGGTCGTCGTCTGCCGTGCCATGTCGCCGATGTGCACGGTCTCGCTGCCGACGATGCTCGCGGTGCCTGAGACGAACAGCCGTCCCGTGCCGCCGGGTTCGGCGAGATAGGTCGCTCTGGCGAAACTCGGGGCCCGCACGCCGTACTTCGGCGGGTAGCGGTAGGCGGGGGTCTGGCGGGGGTTCTCTATGTGGACGGGACGGGTGGTGCGGGTGGCGAGCATGTAGAAGGCCACCCCGCCGCCGTGGCTGCCGACGCAGGTCGCGGCGGGGAGCATCTCGGCCGGCACGCCGCCGCGCTCGAACGCCATGGCGCGGCCCTGGCAGAACCGGCCGTACACGTCGCCGCCGCGGCCGTCGGGCTCGTTGATGCGGTGCACCATGTTCCACATGCGCGCCAGATGCGGGTAGCCGAGGAGCCTGACCACCTCGAACGCGGCGAGGTAGGCCTC
The window above is part of the Sphaerisporangium rubeum genome. Proteins encoded here:
- a CDS encoding LGFP repeat-containing protein; translation: MPFENGQMAHSPGQGAEMVVAAYSQDDNIIVSWGVTAPFHYDKFLVRWDRGDLNIGQVTVDSYVDRDRGFYAIPVSAKGRYRVVVEGCDGTVGGSRCRQGWTVPVFVDHEAPLPRGFCENGVPSGAMGQRWAYVGGREGPMGCPAGGAREVAGGEAMSFAHGEIVHSPAQGPDMAVAVYQQGRTLHADWGDTRPFHYDRFLVRWDLDGRNVGQTDIDADTYAKSWSGHWSTPVGKPGRYTVIVEGCDGRTLRSSSCKQKWTVPASVQVSFPEVVPPQDCPIRPVTKLLLDRWVMTGAKAGPLGCPTGDEREVADGRFMPFEHGSVVTSPRQGTNMTVAAYQRGVDVVVEWGDAYPFMYDHFLVRVSRGGRDLGQVKVDPDDDVKERWGTRVFRPRHYEDKDEDDPIVDSVGMYSVVVEGCDGGGLGKDPCLQGWTVPAQVPYVAKGDLDFSAIPVPRTAAEAYGVSPVRRAGVERTYLEERVRIAAAHLACPAPMPLEVYNNEDGFVTTALAKLYLHHDEGFSDAPRRCEGIRFTLRTEVNNALRLQTIKSNAGTESGFPCKREGEYDVALKGYVLMYYAFERLLDPDVRYRLLHLLNKRGPHDTDDDTICGVLNVDESENHRLLIESSRYLTNQLLARTDSSARYDNERNGMNTFMLKWLQSFLRGDFIEYNARPYQRYSLAAIQNLYDLADDKRVRLAAQMVLDYVSAKYAVSANDGRRDSPFRRLTTDWHPDLFHSQSDALRDRMLAYFGPPAVLTELDPPGFVPASSAGEIMLAGISGYRPPDLIADLVVNHDHRNFFQRFSHAGIEAYSATPDFLITAGGAHSRPAYRVVGRGRSVDTGTVVPTTLMPTGHLVSTEQMIRIATWLNNGCVAPGFACGAGVVIPESYLRTPGCSIVRGQWVFVDAATAACTGGDRGFYVAARKAASDKEIAFFEAVPKAVIAGVPLADFAARTLERNEKRTFGLAGSRYAKWDGTEVVFARDTGSAQVTWWNHSVVSTGVPSIDRVPWSARVGGTGPLAACTIVNSRGRTGYVTVDNPALGTRLTLDFTRAIAPARTEGRGP
- a CDS encoding AAA family ATPase, whose protein sequence is MSGGAGWRTDVGGFAGRERELGALHAAWDAALAGAPRVVGVEGDPGIGKTTLVRRFLERAAPHAVLWADADEDEVRLPWSLLTQITQSLGPPASHRRSPLDEHRDPRVPEPADADPWLVARSLALELRARGPLVLVVDDAHWGDQQSMTALRLAARRLADAMVLLVLVHQTPGELSRALTRGPSRDIGDGWRRLLDTGRGTRLRLDGLDAADLVRLAAACGHPRLSPAGAARLHDHTGGNPLHVRHLLDEVPMRSIVFGHGPLPAPRGVAAAVRARLAACGPATRELVAAGAVLGRRFGLARVREMTGHGDLTAAAVEAIGAGLLVEVPGSAGHELAFTGTLVRGLAYHDLDMAVRRGLHRRAVPLVGGPAAIWHRIAAADGTDPGLAADVEHEAHVQRARGRPALAAVHLRQALDLTPAGPERVPRLLTTVEALLVAGDAATAREYQAEVSALGPGAWPDYVSGYQHLLNGRMADARRLLKRSLAAVRDGGPADLEDGGPAEQGRITDLEDGGPAERERPPDLEARVATQLAIMAVLAAVPSEMIEYGAVAVAAAREPWVAAFGWFAECVGLALSGQAPRALAALTRADAPGAPSGLEGLVARGVIRLWSDDLPGARDDLGAAVERAARGEPLRVGQALGFLAETEYRMGALGDSVLHAEPAVGDAEEYDRVWDYAMVHALAAYPLAAQASWERAEAHAAQSARWARHVGTAAGLTYAAAAEAALAQARDDATRLLAAAEDLPPEYPSPEPGTHLLGPLRADALSLLGRPTEACEALEEFLRRPMPPGRLSVQVCVARVRAQIAAASGDLAEAVRHCHRAVPLARAAGLRLEEARLDLLMGGYLDASGRRAAAERALRAAYHRFTAMGAAAYAARTRQAAERAGLSLDGPPAALGTLTPAERAVVALVCEGLSNREIAERMVLSRKTIEFHLTNVFRRLDVPTRADLRRVVADGT
- a CDS encoding FkbO/Hyg5 family chorismatase, translated to MISAFSVADLECRLEPPAGVRDGGVLGAVEYCDRVAGPIVRDGHPFMAMPMGDEDMPPFAEVWRAGASVVTGQHRGLAYACDGEHLFLCGRAGEDSDLLTATEEAYLAAFEVVRLLGYPHLARMWNMVHRINEPDGRGGDVYGRFCQGRAMAFERGGVPAEMLPAATCVGSHGGGVAFYMLATRTTRPVHIENPRQTPAYRYPPKYGVRAPSFARATYLAEPGGTGRLFVSGTASIVGSETVHIGDMARQTTTTLENIAVLVGRENLLRYGIDADLSLRDLDGVKVYVKHKADIPVARRICEEAFGPGVAYVNVDICRDDLLVEIEAVAPMVRAA